The Echinicola rosea genome has a segment encoding these proteins:
- a CDS encoding alpha-L-rhamnosidase-related protein, which translates to METRKYTILLLLFAMCFATTVTQAQEKAPQATWIWYPGDYEIWLSNKMQARRTERGAFLPPLWRYYSPYALVTFRKEFTLPAEDEIAIYTEGQFKLQIDGKQQHGTSQKITIPAGKHSIVVKVYNQERVPAVFIEGDYLVTDESWKVTFEDKEWIDESGKASDQSGTNWEAVGTWDFNSPEDLPSEFRLATTPHYAKTVKPAGDGELVDFGKETFGYIKFHGLKGEGNVNIYYGESEEEALDSAYCETLDYLQFDGSQEEDYTVSNSKAFRYIQVQHAPGISYDSISMLYEYLPVEYRGEWNSSDELLNEIWDVSAYTMHLNTREFFLDGIKRDRWIWSGDAYQSYLMNYYLFFDNASVRRTLLALRGKEPVSSHMNTIMDYSFYWFVGIYDYYLYSGDEDFIKNFYPRMVSMMEFCLGRRNENGMMEGLPGDWIFIDWADGLSKQGEVSFEQMLLARSLEAMAVSAEIAGDQEGHEKYQKLADEMKEKLFKVFWSEDREAIMHQRVDGKVLDNVTRYANMFGIFFDYFSDDQKEAVKHSVLLNDDVQKITTPYMRFYELEALCAMGEQAFVLDEIRDYWGGMLDLGATSFWEKYDPSESGAEHLSMYGRPYGKSLCHAWGASPIYLFGKYYLGVKPLSAGYGTYEIRPELGGLEWMEGKVPTPKGNVSVYCSTKEIKVSSDEGQGVLKFKSKSKPKTDEGEIKALGNDEYELVLLAGKEYVVKYKAVK; encoded by the coding sequence ATGGAAACCCGAAAATATACCATTCTCTTATTACTTTTCGCGATGTGCTTTGCTACCACAGTGACACAGGCACAAGAAAAAGCCCCTCAAGCCACTTGGATATGGTATCCCGGTGATTATGAGATTTGGCTCAGTAACAAAATGCAGGCCCGAAGGACAGAGCGTGGTGCTTTTTTGCCTCCCCTTTGGCGGTATTACAGCCCGTATGCGCTGGTAACGTTCAGGAAAGAATTTACCCTGCCTGCCGAAGATGAAATCGCGATTTACACCGAGGGGCAATTTAAGCTTCAGATAGACGGTAAGCAGCAGCATGGAACGTCACAAAAAATAACTATTCCTGCAGGCAAGCACAGTATTGTTGTCAAAGTCTATAACCAAGAGCGTGTGCCGGCGGTGTTTATCGAAGGAGATTATTTGGTGACCGATGAGAGCTGGAAGGTAACCTTTGAAGACAAGGAATGGATAGATGAGTCGGGCAAGGCTAGCGACCAATCCGGTACCAATTGGGAGGCGGTAGGCACATGGGATTTTAACAGCCCGGAGGACTTGCCCTCGGAATTCAGGTTGGCCACCACGCCCCATTATGCCAAAACCGTAAAACCTGCTGGCGATGGGGAGTTGGTTGATTTTGGCAAGGAGACCTTTGGCTATATCAAATTTCACGGCTTGAAGGGGGAAGGGAATGTCAATATCTACTACGGTGAATCCGAAGAAGAAGCCTTGGACAGTGCTTATTGCGAAACATTGGATTACCTCCAATTCGATGGCAGTCAAGAGGAGGATTATACAGTCTCTAATTCCAAAGCTTTCCGTTACATCCAAGTGCAGCATGCCCCGGGAATAAGCTATGATTCTATTTCAATGCTATACGAATACTTGCCGGTAGAATATAGAGGAGAATGGAATTCTTCTGATGAGTTGCTTAATGAAATTTGGGATGTTTCGGCCTACACCATGCACCTCAATACCCGTGAGTTTTTCTTGGATGGCATCAAGCGGGACCGATGGATTTGGTCAGGTGATGCCTACCAAAGCTATTTGATGAACTATTACTTGTTTTTTGACAATGCATCTGTGCGGAGAACGCTGCTGGCTTTGCGCGGCAAGGAACCGGTATCGAGTCATATGAATACCATCATGGATTATTCTTTTTACTGGTTTGTGGGCATATATGATTATTATCTGTACTCCGGTGATGAGGATTTTATAAAGAACTTTTATCCCCGCATGGTCAGTATGATGGAGTTTTGCTTGGGAAGGCGAAACGAGAACGGGATGATGGAAGGCCTGCCGGGAGATTGGATCTTTATTGATTGGGCCGATGGCTTGAGCAAGCAGGGTGAAGTGAGTTTTGAGCAGATGCTGCTGGCCAGGAGTTTGGAAGCCATGGCCGTGAGTGCTGAAATCGCTGGTGATCAGGAAGGGCATGAAAAGTACCAAAAGTTGGCCGACGAAATGAAAGAAAAGCTGTTTAAGGTATTTTGGTCCGAAGACCGTGAAGCCATCATGCACCAGCGTGTCGATGGTAAAGTGCTTGACAATGTTACGAGGTATGCAAACATGTTCGGGATATTCTTTGATTACTTCTCAGATGATCAAAAAGAGGCCGTCAAGCATTCCGTGCTGCTTAACGATGATGTACAAAAAATCACGACTCCCTATATGCGTTTTTATGAACTGGAAGCCCTCTGTGCGATGGGCGAGCAAGCATTTGTCCTTGATGAAATTCGGGATTACTGGGGCGGTATGCTGGACTTGGGAGCGACTTCCTTTTGGGAAAAATATGATCCCAGCGAGTCCGGAGCGGAGCATTTGTCGATGTATGGTCGGCCTTATGGCAAGAGCCTTTGCCACGCTTGGGGAGCCAGTCCTATTTACCTTTTTGGAAAGTACTATCTAGGCGTAAAGCCACTATCCGCAGGATATGGTACGTACGAAATCCGTCCTGAATTGGGCGGGTTGGAGTGGATGGAAGGAAAAGTTCCCACGCCGAAAGGAAATGTTTCGGTGTATTGCTCCACCAAGGAAATCAAGGTTTCCTCAGATGAAGGCCAGGGAGTCCTGAAGTTCAAAAGTAAGTCAAAGCCAAAGACCGACGAAGGTGAGATCAAGGCATTGGGGAATGATGAATATGAATTAGTCCTGTTGGCAGGGAAAGAATATGTGGTGAAGTATAAGGCGGTGAAGTAG